One genomic region from Bos javanicus breed banteng chromosome 14, ARS-OSU_banteng_1.0, whole genome shotgun sequence encodes:
- the PUF60 gene encoding poly(U)-binding-splicing factor PUF60 isoform X1 — protein MATATIALVNGQQGGGSEPAAAAAAAAVVAAGDKWKPPQGTDSIKMENGQGTAAKLGLPPLTPEQQEALQKAKKYAMEQSIKSVLVKQTIAHQQQQLTNLQMAAVTMGFGDPLSPLQSMAAQRQRALAIMCRVYVGSIYYELGEDTIRQAFAPFGPIKSIDMSWDSVTMKHKGFAFVEYEVPEAAQLALEQMNSVMLGGRNIKVGRPSNIGQAQPIIDQLAEEARAFNRIYVASVHQDLSDDDIKSVFEAFGKIKSCTLARDPTTGKHKGYGFIEYEKAQSSQDAVSSMNLFDLGGQYLRVGKAVTPPMPLLTPATPGGLPPAAAVAAAAATAKITAQEAVAGAAVLGTLATPGLVSPALTLAQPLGALPQAVMAAQAPGVITGVTPARPPIPVTIPSVGVVNPILASPPTLGLLEPKKEKEEEELFPESERPEMLSEQEHMSISGSSARHMVMQKLLRKQESTVMVLRNMVDPKDIDDDLEGEVTEECGKFGAVNRVIIYQEKQGEEEDAEIIVKIFVEFSVASETHKAIQALNGRWFAGRKVVAEVYDQERFDNSDLSA, from the exons ATGGCGACGGCGACCATAGCGCTA GTCAATGGCCAGCAAGGAGGGGGGTCCGAgccggcagcggcggcggcggcggcggcagtggTGGCAGCGGGAGACAAATGGAAACCTCCACAG GGGACAGACTCCATCAAGATGGAGAACGGGCAGGGCACAGCCGCGAAGCTGGGACTGCCTCCCTTGACGCCCGAGCAGCAGGAGGCCCTCCAGAAG GCCAAGAAGTACGCCATGGAGCAGAGCATCAAGAGCGTGCTGGTGAAACAGACCATcgcccaccagcagcagcagcttaccaACCTGCAG ATGGCAGCAGTGACAATGGGCTTTGGAGATCCTCTCTCACCTTTGCAATCG ATGGCGGCTCAGCGGCAGCGGGCACTGGCCATCATGTGCCGGGTCTACGTGGGCTCCATCTACTACGAGCTAGGGGAGGACACCATCCGCCAGGCGTTCGCCCCCTTTGGGCCTATCAAGAGCATCGACATGTCCTGGGACTCCGTCACCATGAAGCACAAG GGCTTTGCGTTCGTGGAGTATGAGGTCCCAGAAGCCGCCCAGCTGGCCTTGGAGCAGATGAATtccgtgatgctgggaggcagGAACATCAag GTGGGCAGACCCAGcaacatagggcaggctcagccCATCATAGACCAGCTGGCCGAGGAGGCGCGAGCCTTCAACCGCATCTACGTGGCTTCCGTGCACCAGGACCTCTCGGATGATGACATCAAGAGTGTGTTTGAGGCCTTTGGCAAGATCAAATCCTGCACGCTGGCTCGGGACCCCACGACTGGCAAACACAAGGGCTATGGCTTCATTG AATATGAGAAAGCCCAATCGTCCCAGGATGCTGTGTCTTCCATGAACCTTTTTGACCTGGGGGGCCAGTACTTGCGGGTGGGCAAGGCTGTCACACCCCCTATGCCCCTGCTTACACCGGCCACACCTGGAGGCCTCCCGCCGGCTGCTGCCGTGGCCGCAGCTGCAGCCACAGCCAAGATTACAGCTCAG GAAGCAGTGGCTGGAGCAGCAGTACTGGGTACCCTAGCCACTCCTGgactggtgtcccctgcactgactctGGCCCAGCCCCTGGGGGCTCTACCCCAGGCCGTCATGGCTGCCCAGGCCCCAGGAGTCATCACAG GTGTGACACCGGCTCGGCCTCCCATTCCGGTCACCATCCCCTCTGTTGGTGTGGTGAATCCCATCCTGGCCAGCCCTCCGACACTTGGTCTCCTGGAGCctaagaaggagaaggaggaggaggagctgttTCCCGAGTCGGAGCGGCCGGAGATGCTGAGTGAGCAGGAGCACATGAGCATCTCAGGAAGCAGCGCCCGCCACATGGTGATGCAGAAGCTCCTCCGCAAGCAGGAG TCCACAGTGATGGTTCTGCGTAACATGGTGGACCCCAAGGACATCGACGATGACCTGGAAGGGGAGGTGACTGAGGAGTGTGGCAAGTTTGGTGCTGTCAACCGTGTCATCATCTACCAAGAGAAGCAGGGCGAGGAAGAGGACGCGGAGATCATTGTCAAGATTTTTGTGGAGTTTTCCGTAGCCTCTGAGACTCACAAGGCCATCCAGGCCCTCAATGGGCGCTGGTTTGCTGGCCGCAAGGTGGTGGCTGAAGTGTATGACCAGGAGCGTTTTGATAACAGTGACCTCTCTGCATGA
- the PUF60 gene encoding poly(U)-binding-splicing factor PUF60 isoform X2, with the protein MATATIALVNGQQGGGSEPAAAAAAAAVVAAGDKWKPPQGTDSIKMENGQGTAAKLGLPPLTPEQQEALQKAKKYAMEQSIKSVLVKQTIAHQQQQLTNLQMAAQRQRALAIMCRVYVGSIYYELGEDTIRQAFAPFGPIKSIDMSWDSVTMKHKGFAFVEYEVPEAAQLALEQMNSVMLGGRNIKVGRPSNIGQAQPIIDQLAEEARAFNRIYVASVHQDLSDDDIKSVFEAFGKIKSCTLARDPTTGKHKGYGFIEYEKAQSSQDAVSSMNLFDLGGQYLRVGKAVTPPMPLLTPATPGGLPPAAAVAAAAATAKITAQEAVAGAAVLGTLATPGLVSPALTLAQPLGALPQAVMAAQAPGVITGVTPARPPIPVTIPSVGVVNPILASPPTLGLLEPKKEKEEEELFPESERPEMLSEQEHMSISGSSARHMVMQKLLRKQESTVMVLRNMVDPKDIDDDLEGEVTEECGKFGAVNRVIIYQEKQGEEEDAEIIVKIFVEFSVASETHKAIQALNGRWFAGRKVVAEVYDQERFDNSDLSA; encoded by the exons ATGGCGACGGCGACCATAGCGCTA GTCAATGGCCAGCAAGGAGGGGGGTCCGAgccggcagcggcggcggcggcggcggcagtggTGGCAGCGGGAGACAAATGGAAACCTCCACAG GGGACAGACTCCATCAAGATGGAGAACGGGCAGGGCACAGCCGCGAAGCTGGGACTGCCTCCCTTGACGCCCGAGCAGCAGGAGGCCCTCCAGAAG GCCAAGAAGTACGCCATGGAGCAGAGCATCAAGAGCGTGCTGGTGAAACAGACCATcgcccaccagcagcagcagcttaccaACCTGCAG ATGGCGGCTCAGCGGCAGCGGGCACTGGCCATCATGTGCCGGGTCTACGTGGGCTCCATCTACTACGAGCTAGGGGAGGACACCATCCGCCAGGCGTTCGCCCCCTTTGGGCCTATCAAGAGCATCGACATGTCCTGGGACTCCGTCACCATGAAGCACAAG GGCTTTGCGTTCGTGGAGTATGAGGTCCCAGAAGCCGCCCAGCTGGCCTTGGAGCAGATGAATtccgtgatgctgggaggcagGAACATCAag GTGGGCAGACCCAGcaacatagggcaggctcagccCATCATAGACCAGCTGGCCGAGGAGGCGCGAGCCTTCAACCGCATCTACGTGGCTTCCGTGCACCAGGACCTCTCGGATGATGACATCAAGAGTGTGTTTGAGGCCTTTGGCAAGATCAAATCCTGCACGCTGGCTCGGGACCCCACGACTGGCAAACACAAGGGCTATGGCTTCATTG AATATGAGAAAGCCCAATCGTCCCAGGATGCTGTGTCTTCCATGAACCTTTTTGACCTGGGGGGCCAGTACTTGCGGGTGGGCAAGGCTGTCACACCCCCTATGCCCCTGCTTACACCGGCCACACCTGGAGGCCTCCCGCCGGCTGCTGCCGTGGCCGCAGCTGCAGCCACAGCCAAGATTACAGCTCAG GAAGCAGTGGCTGGAGCAGCAGTACTGGGTACCCTAGCCACTCCTGgactggtgtcccctgcactgactctGGCCCAGCCCCTGGGGGCTCTACCCCAGGCCGTCATGGCTGCCCAGGCCCCAGGAGTCATCACAG GTGTGACACCGGCTCGGCCTCCCATTCCGGTCACCATCCCCTCTGTTGGTGTGGTGAATCCCATCCTGGCCAGCCCTCCGACACTTGGTCTCCTGGAGCctaagaaggagaaggaggaggaggagctgttTCCCGAGTCGGAGCGGCCGGAGATGCTGAGTGAGCAGGAGCACATGAGCATCTCAGGAAGCAGCGCCCGCCACATGGTGATGCAGAAGCTCCTCCGCAAGCAGGAG TCCACAGTGATGGTTCTGCGTAACATGGTGGACCCCAAGGACATCGACGATGACCTGGAAGGGGAGGTGACTGAGGAGTGTGGCAAGTTTGGTGCTGTCAACCGTGTCATCATCTACCAAGAGAAGCAGGGCGAGGAAGAGGACGCGGAGATCATTGTCAAGATTTTTGTGGAGTTTTCCGTAGCCTCTGAGACTCACAAGGCCATCCAGGCCCTCAATGGGCGCTGGTTTGCTGGCCGCAAGGTGGTGGCTGAAGTGTATGACCAGGAGCGTTTTGATAACAGTGACCTCTCTGCATGA
- the PUF60 gene encoding poly(U)-binding-splicing factor PUF60 isoform X5 translates to MATATIALGTDSIKMENGQGTAAKLGLPPLTPEQQEALQKAKKYAMEQSIKSVLVKQTIAHQQQQLTNLQMAAQRQRALAIMCRVYVGSIYYELGEDTIRQAFAPFGPIKSIDMSWDSVTMKHKGFAFVEYEVPEAAQLALEQMNSVMLGGRNIKVGRPSNIGQAQPIIDQLAEEARAFNRIYVASVHQDLSDDDIKSVFEAFGKIKSCTLARDPTTGKHKGYGFIEYEKAQSSQDAVSSMNLFDLGGQYLRVGKAVTPPMPLLTPATPGGLPPAAAVAAAAATAKITAQEAVAGAAVLGTLATPGLVSPALTLAQPLGALPQAVMAAQAPGVITGVTPARPPIPVTIPSVGVVNPILASPPTLGLLEPKKEKEEEELFPESERPEMLSEQEHMSISGSSARHMVMQKLLRKQESTVMVLRNMVDPKDIDDDLEGEVTEECGKFGAVNRVIIYQEKQGEEEDAEIIVKIFVEFSVASETHKAIQALNGRWFAGRKVVAEVYDQERFDNSDLSA, encoded by the exons ATGGCGACGGCGACCATAGCGCTA GGGACAGACTCCATCAAGATGGAGAACGGGCAGGGCACAGCCGCGAAGCTGGGACTGCCTCCCTTGACGCCCGAGCAGCAGGAGGCCCTCCAGAAG GCCAAGAAGTACGCCATGGAGCAGAGCATCAAGAGCGTGCTGGTGAAACAGACCATcgcccaccagcagcagcagcttaccaACCTGCAG ATGGCGGCTCAGCGGCAGCGGGCACTGGCCATCATGTGCCGGGTCTACGTGGGCTCCATCTACTACGAGCTAGGGGAGGACACCATCCGCCAGGCGTTCGCCCCCTTTGGGCCTATCAAGAGCATCGACATGTCCTGGGACTCCGTCACCATGAAGCACAAG GGCTTTGCGTTCGTGGAGTATGAGGTCCCAGAAGCCGCCCAGCTGGCCTTGGAGCAGATGAATtccgtgatgctgggaggcagGAACATCAag GTGGGCAGACCCAGcaacatagggcaggctcagccCATCATAGACCAGCTGGCCGAGGAGGCGCGAGCCTTCAACCGCATCTACGTGGCTTCCGTGCACCAGGACCTCTCGGATGATGACATCAAGAGTGTGTTTGAGGCCTTTGGCAAGATCAAATCCTGCACGCTGGCTCGGGACCCCACGACTGGCAAACACAAGGGCTATGGCTTCATTG AATATGAGAAAGCCCAATCGTCCCAGGATGCTGTGTCTTCCATGAACCTTTTTGACCTGGGGGGCCAGTACTTGCGGGTGGGCAAGGCTGTCACACCCCCTATGCCCCTGCTTACACCGGCCACACCTGGAGGCCTCCCGCCGGCTGCTGCCGTGGCCGCAGCTGCAGCCACAGCCAAGATTACAGCTCAG GAAGCAGTGGCTGGAGCAGCAGTACTGGGTACCCTAGCCACTCCTGgactggtgtcccctgcactgactctGGCCCAGCCCCTGGGGGCTCTACCCCAGGCCGTCATGGCTGCCCAGGCCCCAGGAGTCATCACAG GTGTGACACCGGCTCGGCCTCCCATTCCGGTCACCATCCCCTCTGTTGGTGTGGTGAATCCCATCCTGGCCAGCCCTCCGACACTTGGTCTCCTGGAGCctaagaaggagaaggaggaggaggagctgttTCCCGAGTCGGAGCGGCCGGAGATGCTGAGTGAGCAGGAGCACATGAGCATCTCAGGAAGCAGCGCCCGCCACATGGTGATGCAGAAGCTCCTCCGCAAGCAGGAG TCCACAGTGATGGTTCTGCGTAACATGGTGGACCCCAAGGACATCGACGATGACCTGGAAGGGGAGGTGACTGAGGAGTGTGGCAAGTTTGGTGCTGTCAACCGTGTCATCATCTACCAAGAGAAGCAGGGCGAGGAAGAGGACGCGGAGATCATTGTCAAGATTTTTGTGGAGTTTTCCGTAGCCTCTGAGACTCACAAGGCCATCCAGGCCCTCAATGGGCGCTGGTTTGCTGGCCGCAAGGTGGTGGCTGAAGTGTATGACCAGGAGCGTTTTGATAACAGTGACCTCTCTGCATGA
- the PUF60 gene encoding poly(U)-binding-splicing factor PUF60 isoform X6 produces MATATIALQVNGQQGGGSEPAAAAAAAAVVAAGDKWKPPQGTDSIKMENGQGTAAKLGLPPLTPEQQEALQKAKKYAMEQSIKSVLVKQTIAHQQQQLTNLQMAAVTMGFGDPLSPLQSMAAQRQRALAIMCRVYVGSIYYELGEDTIRQAFAPFGPIKSIDMSWDSVTMKHKGFAFVEYEVPEAAQLALEQMNSVMLGGRNIKVGRPSNIGQAQPIIDQLAEEARAFNRIYVASVHQDLSDDDIKSVFEAFGKIKSCTLARDPTTGKHKGYGFIEYEKAQSSQDAVSSMNLFDLGGQYLRVGKAVTPPMPLLTPATPGGLPPAAAVAAAAATAKITAQEAVAGAAVLGTLATPGLVSPALTLAQPLGALPQAVMAAQAPGVITGVTPARPPIPVTIPSVGVVNPILASPPTLGLLEPKKEKEEEELFPESERPEMLSEQEHMSISGSSARHMVMQKLLRKQESTVMVLRNMVDPKDIDDDLEGEVTEECGKFGAVNRVIIYQEKQGEEEDAEIIVKIFVEFSVASETHKAIQALNGRWFAGRKVVAEVYDQERFDNSDLSA; encoded by the exons ATGGCGACGGCGACCATAGCGCTA CAGGTCAATGGCCAGCAAGGAGGGGGGTCCGAgccggcagcggcggcggcggcggcggcagtggTGGCAGCGGGAGACAAATGGAAACCTCCACAG GGGACAGACTCCATCAAGATGGAGAACGGGCAGGGCACAGCCGCGAAGCTGGGACTGCCTCCCTTGACGCCCGAGCAGCAGGAGGCCCTCCAGAAG GCCAAGAAGTACGCCATGGAGCAGAGCATCAAGAGCGTGCTGGTGAAACAGACCATcgcccaccagcagcagcagcttaccaACCTGCAG ATGGCAGCAGTGACAATGGGCTTTGGAGATCCTCTCTCACCTTTGCAATCG ATGGCGGCTCAGCGGCAGCGGGCACTGGCCATCATGTGCCGGGTCTACGTGGGCTCCATCTACTACGAGCTAGGGGAGGACACCATCCGCCAGGCGTTCGCCCCCTTTGGGCCTATCAAGAGCATCGACATGTCCTGGGACTCCGTCACCATGAAGCACAAG GGCTTTGCGTTCGTGGAGTATGAGGTCCCAGAAGCCGCCCAGCTGGCCTTGGAGCAGATGAATtccgtgatgctgggaggcagGAACATCAag GTGGGCAGACCCAGcaacatagggcaggctcagccCATCATAGACCAGCTGGCCGAGGAGGCGCGAGCCTTCAACCGCATCTACGTGGCTTCCGTGCACCAGGACCTCTCGGATGATGACATCAAGAGTGTGTTTGAGGCCTTTGGCAAGATCAAATCCTGCACGCTGGCTCGGGACCCCACGACTGGCAAACACAAGGGCTATGGCTTCATTG AATATGAGAAAGCCCAATCGTCCCAGGATGCTGTGTCTTCCATGAACCTTTTTGACCTGGGGGGCCAGTACTTGCGGGTGGGCAAGGCTGTCACACCCCCTATGCCCCTGCTTACACCGGCCACACCTGGAGGCCTCCCGCCGGCTGCTGCCGTGGCCGCAGCTGCAGCCACAGCCAAGATTACAGCTCAG GAAGCAGTGGCTGGAGCAGCAGTACTGGGTACCCTAGCCACTCCTGgactggtgtcccctgcactgactctGGCCCAGCCCCTGGGGGCTCTACCCCAGGCCGTCATGGCTGCCCAGGCCCCAGGAGTCATCACAG GTGTGACACCGGCTCGGCCTCCCATTCCGGTCACCATCCCCTCTGTTGGTGTGGTGAATCCCATCCTGGCCAGCCCTCCGACACTTGGTCTCCTGGAGCctaagaaggagaaggaggaggaggagctgttTCCCGAGTCGGAGCGGCCGGAGATGCTGAGTGAGCAGGAGCACATGAGCATCTCAGGAAGCAGCGCCCGCCACATGGTGATGCAGAAGCTCCTCCGCAAGCAGGAG TCCACAGTGATGGTTCTGCGTAACATGGTGGACCCCAAGGACATCGACGATGACCTGGAAGGGGAGGTGACTGAGGAGTGTGGCAAGTTTGGTGCTGTCAACCGTGTCATCATCTACCAAGAGAAGCAGGGCGAGGAAGAGGACGCGGAGATCATTGTCAAGATTTTTGTGGAGTTTTCCGTAGCCTCTGAGACTCACAAGGCCATCCAGGCCCTCAATGGGCGCTGGTTTGCTGGCCGCAAGGTGGTGGCTGAAGTGTATGACCAGGAGCGTTTTGATAACAGTGACCTCTCTGCATGA
- the PUF60 gene encoding poly(U)-binding-splicing factor PUF60 isoform X7: MATATIALQVNGQQGGGSEPAAAAAAAAVVAAGDKWKPPQGTDSIKMENGQGTAAKLGLPPLTPEQQEALQKAKKYAMEQSIKSVLVKQTIAHQQQQLTNLQMAAQRQRALAIMCRVYVGSIYYELGEDTIRQAFAPFGPIKSIDMSWDSVTMKHKGFAFVEYEVPEAAQLALEQMNSVMLGGRNIKVGRPSNIGQAQPIIDQLAEEARAFNRIYVASVHQDLSDDDIKSVFEAFGKIKSCTLARDPTTGKHKGYGFIEYEKAQSSQDAVSSMNLFDLGGQYLRVGKAVTPPMPLLTPATPGGLPPAAAVAAAAATAKITAQEAVAGAAVLGTLATPGLVSPALTLAQPLGALPQAVMAAQAPGVITGVTPARPPIPVTIPSVGVVNPILASPPTLGLLEPKKEKEEEELFPESERPEMLSEQEHMSISGSSARHMVMQKLLRKQESTVMVLRNMVDPKDIDDDLEGEVTEECGKFGAVNRVIIYQEKQGEEEDAEIIVKIFVEFSVASETHKAIQALNGRWFAGRKVVAEVYDQERFDNSDLSA, translated from the exons ATGGCGACGGCGACCATAGCGCTA CAGGTCAATGGCCAGCAAGGAGGGGGGTCCGAgccggcagcggcggcggcggcggcggcagtggTGGCAGCGGGAGACAAATGGAAACCTCCACAG GGGACAGACTCCATCAAGATGGAGAACGGGCAGGGCACAGCCGCGAAGCTGGGACTGCCTCCCTTGACGCCCGAGCAGCAGGAGGCCCTCCAGAAG GCCAAGAAGTACGCCATGGAGCAGAGCATCAAGAGCGTGCTGGTGAAACAGACCATcgcccaccagcagcagcagcttaccaACCTGCAG ATGGCGGCTCAGCGGCAGCGGGCACTGGCCATCATGTGCCGGGTCTACGTGGGCTCCATCTACTACGAGCTAGGGGAGGACACCATCCGCCAGGCGTTCGCCCCCTTTGGGCCTATCAAGAGCATCGACATGTCCTGGGACTCCGTCACCATGAAGCACAAG GGCTTTGCGTTCGTGGAGTATGAGGTCCCAGAAGCCGCCCAGCTGGCCTTGGAGCAGATGAATtccgtgatgctgggaggcagGAACATCAag GTGGGCAGACCCAGcaacatagggcaggctcagccCATCATAGACCAGCTGGCCGAGGAGGCGCGAGCCTTCAACCGCATCTACGTGGCTTCCGTGCACCAGGACCTCTCGGATGATGACATCAAGAGTGTGTTTGAGGCCTTTGGCAAGATCAAATCCTGCACGCTGGCTCGGGACCCCACGACTGGCAAACACAAGGGCTATGGCTTCATTG AATATGAGAAAGCCCAATCGTCCCAGGATGCTGTGTCTTCCATGAACCTTTTTGACCTGGGGGGCCAGTACTTGCGGGTGGGCAAGGCTGTCACACCCCCTATGCCCCTGCTTACACCGGCCACACCTGGAGGCCTCCCGCCGGCTGCTGCCGTGGCCGCAGCTGCAGCCACAGCCAAGATTACAGCTCAG GAAGCAGTGGCTGGAGCAGCAGTACTGGGTACCCTAGCCACTCCTGgactggtgtcccctgcactgactctGGCCCAGCCCCTGGGGGCTCTACCCCAGGCCGTCATGGCTGCCCAGGCCCCAGGAGTCATCACAG GTGTGACACCGGCTCGGCCTCCCATTCCGGTCACCATCCCCTCTGTTGGTGTGGTGAATCCCATCCTGGCCAGCCCTCCGACACTTGGTCTCCTGGAGCctaagaaggagaaggaggaggaggagctgttTCCCGAGTCGGAGCGGCCGGAGATGCTGAGTGAGCAGGAGCACATGAGCATCTCAGGAAGCAGCGCCCGCCACATGGTGATGCAGAAGCTCCTCCGCAAGCAGGAG TCCACAGTGATGGTTCTGCGTAACATGGTGGACCCCAAGGACATCGACGATGACCTGGAAGGGGAGGTGACTGAGGAGTGTGGCAAGTTTGGTGCTGTCAACCGTGTCATCATCTACCAAGAGAAGCAGGGCGAGGAAGAGGACGCGGAGATCATTGTCAAGATTTTTGTGGAGTTTTCCGTAGCCTCTGAGACTCACAAGGCCATCCAGGCCCTCAATGGGCGCTGGTTTGCTGGCCGCAAGGTGGTGGCTGAAGTGTATGACCAGGAGCGTTTTGATAACAGTGACCTCTCTGCATGA
- the PUF60 gene encoding poly(U)-binding-splicing factor PUF60 isoform X3, producing MATATIALGTDSIKMENGQGTAAKLGLPPLTPEQQEALQKAKKYAMEQSIKSVLVKQTIAHQQQQLTNLQMAAVTMGFGDPLSPLQSMAAQRQRALAIMCRVYVGSIYYELGEDTIRQAFAPFGPIKSIDMSWDSVTMKHKGFAFVEYEVPEAAQLALEQMNSVMLGGRNIKVGRPSNIGQAQPIIDQLAEEARAFNRIYVASVHQDLSDDDIKSVFEAFGKIKSCTLARDPTTGKHKGYGFIEYEKAQSSQDAVSSMNLFDLGGQYLRVGKAVTPPMPLLTPATPGGLPPAAAVAAAAATAKITAQEAVAGAAVLGTLATPGLVSPALTLAQPLGALPQAVMAAQAPGVITGVTPARPPIPVTIPSVGVVNPILASPPTLGLLEPKKEKEEEELFPESERPEMLSEQEHMSISGSSARHMVMQKLLRKQESTVMVLRNMVDPKDIDDDLEGEVTEECGKFGAVNRVIIYQEKQGEEEDAEIIVKIFVEFSVASETHKAIQALNGRWFAGRKVVAEVYDQERFDNSDLSA from the exons ATGGCGACGGCGACCATAGCGCTA GGGACAGACTCCATCAAGATGGAGAACGGGCAGGGCACAGCCGCGAAGCTGGGACTGCCTCCCTTGACGCCCGAGCAGCAGGAGGCCCTCCAGAAG GCCAAGAAGTACGCCATGGAGCAGAGCATCAAGAGCGTGCTGGTGAAACAGACCATcgcccaccagcagcagcagcttaccaACCTGCAG ATGGCAGCAGTGACAATGGGCTTTGGAGATCCTCTCTCACCTTTGCAATCG ATGGCGGCTCAGCGGCAGCGGGCACTGGCCATCATGTGCCGGGTCTACGTGGGCTCCATCTACTACGAGCTAGGGGAGGACACCATCCGCCAGGCGTTCGCCCCCTTTGGGCCTATCAAGAGCATCGACATGTCCTGGGACTCCGTCACCATGAAGCACAAG GGCTTTGCGTTCGTGGAGTATGAGGTCCCAGAAGCCGCCCAGCTGGCCTTGGAGCAGATGAATtccgtgatgctgggaggcagGAACATCAag GTGGGCAGACCCAGcaacatagggcaggctcagccCATCATAGACCAGCTGGCCGAGGAGGCGCGAGCCTTCAACCGCATCTACGTGGCTTCCGTGCACCAGGACCTCTCGGATGATGACATCAAGAGTGTGTTTGAGGCCTTTGGCAAGATCAAATCCTGCACGCTGGCTCGGGACCCCACGACTGGCAAACACAAGGGCTATGGCTTCATTG AATATGAGAAAGCCCAATCGTCCCAGGATGCTGTGTCTTCCATGAACCTTTTTGACCTGGGGGGCCAGTACTTGCGGGTGGGCAAGGCTGTCACACCCCCTATGCCCCTGCTTACACCGGCCACACCTGGAGGCCTCCCGCCGGCTGCTGCCGTGGCCGCAGCTGCAGCCACAGCCAAGATTACAGCTCAG GAAGCAGTGGCTGGAGCAGCAGTACTGGGTACCCTAGCCACTCCTGgactggtgtcccctgcactgactctGGCCCAGCCCCTGGGGGCTCTACCCCAGGCCGTCATGGCTGCCCAGGCCCCAGGAGTCATCACAG GTGTGACACCGGCTCGGCCTCCCATTCCGGTCACCATCCCCTCTGTTGGTGTGGTGAATCCCATCCTGGCCAGCCCTCCGACACTTGGTCTCCTGGAGCctaagaaggagaaggaggaggaggagctgttTCCCGAGTCGGAGCGGCCGGAGATGCTGAGTGAGCAGGAGCACATGAGCATCTCAGGAAGCAGCGCCCGCCACATGGTGATGCAGAAGCTCCTCCGCAAGCAGGAG TCCACAGTGATGGTTCTGCGTAACATGGTGGACCCCAAGGACATCGACGATGACCTGGAAGGGGAGGTGACTGAGGAGTGTGGCAAGTTTGGTGCTGTCAACCGTGTCATCATCTACCAAGAGAAGCAGGGCGAGGAAGAGGACGCGGAGATCATTGTCAAGATTTTTGTGGAGTTTTCCGTAGCCTCTGAGACTCACAAGGCCATCCAGGCCCTCAATGGGCGCTGGTTTGCTGGCCGCAAGGTGGTGGCTGAAGTGTATGACCAGGAGCGTTTTGATAACAGTGACCTCTCTGCATGA